One window from the genome of Pelodictyon luteolum DSM 273 encodes:
- the bioD gene encoding dethiobiotin synthase: protein MSGTVTVISGIGTGVGKTVVTGLLAGALRAEGRHAITQKIVQTGCIGMSADILEHRRLMGVPPEEADDEGLTCPCSFPFPASPHLAARLAGGRVDAETIRGATAALRERYPIVLLEGVGGLLVPLSGELLFLDFVAGEGFGLILVSGPWLGSINHTLLSLEACRNRGIPLQGLVYNRYGETDPSIGDDTLDYFRRHLLRSGSGAGIVELRGEPGSQRFTPDQLRCLGFPTR from the coding sequence ATGAGCGGAACCGTCACGGTCATCTCCGGCATCGGCACCGGTGTCGGCAAAACGGTGGTTACCGGCCTGCTTGCCGGAGCGCTCAGGGCGGAGGGGCGGCATGCCATCACCCAGAAGATCGTGCAGACCGGCTGCATCGGCATGTCGGCCGATATTCTGGAACACCGTCGACTGATGGGGGTTCCTCCGGAGGAAGCCGACGATGAGGGCCTCACATGTCCCTGTTCGTTTCCCTTTCCGGCCTCTCCCCACCTTGCAGCCCGCCTCGCAGGAGGACGGGTCGACGCTGAGACGATTCGCGGCGCAACGGCCGCCCTCCGGGAGCGCTACCCCATAGTGCTGCTTGAGGGGGTCGGGGGACTGCTCGTGCCGCTTTCCGGGGAGCTTCTTTTTCTGGACTTCGTCGCGGGGGAGGGCTTCGGGCTCATCCTTGTATCGGGTCCCTGGCTCGGAAGCATCAATCATACCCTCCTCTCCCTCGAAGCCTGCCGCAACCGGGGCATTCCCTTGCAGGGATTGGTCTATAACCGCTACGGTGAAACGGACCCTTCGATTGGCGACGACACCCTGGATTACTTTCGCCGGCATCTCCTCCGGTCCGGTTCCGGAGCCGGCATCGTTGAGCTTCGGGGAGAGCCGGGAAGCCAGCGTTTCACTCCCGATCAGCTCAGGTGCCTCGGATTCCCAACCCGTTAA
- the bioC gene encoding malonyl-ACP O-methyltransferase BioC: protein MAGLTDKALVRERFRRTLGSYAGEAAVQRAMAQELVSMAARHASGIHFERVLEVGSGSGMLTELMLEAFSIERYTANDLVEESRECLQGIMDRHPEVVFNFLGGDVESLPFLPERRDLVVSNATLQWLDDLETFLGRIADSMAPGGLFLFTSFSSSNMQEIAAILGTALTYRSIAETGELCERYFEVLELREAEITLTFSSPEAVLRHISRTGVNALARKPWTKGRQKEFSDRYRSMFSQAEGVRLTYNPVYCCLRKRQEGSL from the coding sequence ATGGCAGGCTTGACCGACAAGGCTCTCGTCCGGGAGCGGTTTCGCCGTACCCTCGGTTCCTATGCCGGAGAGGCAGCGGTGCAGCGGGCAATGGCCCAGGAGCTTGTATCAATGGCGGCCCGCCATGCATCCGGGATCCATTTTGAGCGGGTGCTGGAAGTAGGCTCGGGTTCGGGCATGCTGACGGAGCTCATGCTTGAGGCCTTCAGCATCGAACGATACACGGCCAATGACCTGGTGGAGGAGAGCCGGGAGTGCCTGCAGGGGATCATGGACCGCCATCCGGAGGTGGTGTTCAATTTTCTCGGTGGAGATGTCGAATCCCTCCCCTTCCTGCCGGAACGAAGAGACCTCGTGGTCTCCAACGCCACCCTGCAGTGGCTCGACGACCTTGAGACTTTTCTCGGGAGGATCGCCGACTCGATGGCTCCGGGCGGGCTCTTTCTGTTCACCTCGTTCAGCAGTTCCAATATGCAGGAAATCGCCGCCATTCTCGGCACGGCCCTCACGTACCGTAGCATTGCCGAGACTGGCGAACTCTGCGAAAGGTATTTTGAGGTGCTTGAACTCCGTGAAGCTGAAATCACCCTGACCTTCAGTTCCCCTGAAGCGGTGCTCCGCCACATCAGCCGCACCGGCGTCAACGCTCTCGCCCGTAAGCCCTGGACTAAAGGGCGTCAAAAGGAGTTCTCGGACCGTTACCGCAGCATGTTTTCTCAGGCTGAAGGAGTGCGGCTGACCTACAATCCCGTCTACTGCTGCCTTCGAAAGCGACAGGAGGGCTCGCTATGA
- a CDS encoding pimeloyl-ACP methyl esterase BioG family protein produces MKHQWFKQDGGEELVLFFSGWGTDACHAGRLFRDSLDDGFGGDMLAFYDYTALTPDIDLQPELSLYRRITLIAWSFGVWAARAVPLPPIAAAVALNGTLFPVDRHRGIDPEIFQATHDGYGEDGRRRFERRMCGGTEVLSRFSECPSTRTTEDQKNELSSLQCLFSGPVLQPGWEYDHAFIGGRDAIFPAARQDAAWDATPRTLIAAMPHYPFFHCRTIREVTAWQA; encoded by the coding sequence ATGAAACACCAGTGGTTCAAACAGGATGGCGGAGAGGAGCTGGTGCTCTTCTTCAGCGGCTGGGGAACGGACGCATGCCATGCCGGGCGCCTCTTCAGGGACTCCCTTGACGATGGGTTCGGGGGCGACATGCTTGCCTTCTACGACTACACGGCACTCACTCCTGACATCGACCTGCAACCGGAACTCTCCCTGTACCGGCGCATTACCCTCATAGCCTGGTCCTTCGGTGTCTGGGCCGCCCGTGCGGTTCCTCTCCCCCCTATTGCCGCGGCCGTCGCCCTGAACGGGACCCTCTTTCCTGTTGACCGGCACCGGGGCATAGATCCTGAGATTTTCCAGGCCACGCATGACGGGTACGGAGAAGATGGCCGACGCCGGTTTGAGCGTCGGATGTGCGGCGGGACGGAAGTGCTCTCCCGCTTTAGCGAGTGCCCCTCCACCCGCACGACCGAAGATCAGAAAAATGAACTCTCGAGTCTCCAGTGCCTCTTCTCCGGTCCGGTTCTCCAACCGGGATGGGAGTACGACCACGCTTTCATCGGCGGGCGCGACGCCATTTTCCCTGCCGCACGCCAGGATGCGGCCTGGGACGCCACGCCCCGAACCCTGATTGCCGCAATGCCGCACTATCCTTTTTTCCACTGCAGAACCATCCGGGAGGTTACGGCATGGCAGGCTTGA
- a CDS encoding aminotransferase class I/II-fold pyridoxal phosphate-dependent enzyme produces MQFHERITAELGQLKERDRLRAVPEVTSRDGRFISIGGRRLMNLSSNDYLGLGDDQELRRVYFESCRSGLPPLGSSSSRLLTGSHPLYDELEQELAGLYGREAAMVFNSGYHANTGILPALAGRHDLVLSDRLNHASIIDGMKIADARWERYPHGDYLHLEELLEAARGRYRQIFIISESVFSMDGDLADLRRLVELKKRHDAVLIIDEAHGTGVFGQRGLGLTENEGVTGEVDIIIGTFGKALGSAGAYAVMDRVVRQYLVNTMRTFIFTTALPPVTLGWSLLTLRRQVGMQVERRALLALASRLRSEISALGFEVPGESHIVPVTAGADSRALKMAAALRDAGFLAMAVRPPSVPENSARVRISLRSILGWDDIAGVAGCLGGLRR; encoded by the coding sequence ATGCAGTTTCATGAACGCATAACCGCAGAGCTCGGACAGCTGAAGGAACGGGACCGGTTGCGTGCAGTGCCAGAGGTAACCTCCCGAGATGGGCGCTTCATTTCAATCGGCGGCAGACGCCTCATGAACCTCTCCTCCAACGACTATCTCGGACTCGGTGACGACCAGGAGCTGCGCAGGGTTTATTTCGAGAGTTGCCGGAGTGGACTGCCGCCCCTCGGAAGCTCGTCCTCCCGTCTTCTGACAGGCAGTCACCCGCTCTACGATGAACTTGAGCAGGAACTTGCAGGCCTCTACGGGCGTGAGGCGGCCATGGTGTTCAACAGCGGCTACCACGCCAATACCGGCATCCTTCCTGCCCTTGCCGGGCGCCACGACCTTGTGCTCTCCGACCGGCTCAACCACGCCAGCATCATCGACGGCATGAAGATCGCCGATGCACGGTGGGAGCGGTACCCTCACGGTGACTATCTTCATCTCGAGGAGCTGCTTGAAGCGGCGCGCGGCCGGTACCGCCAGATCTTCATCATTTCTGAATCGGTGTTCAGTATGGACGGTGACCTTGCCGATCTTCGCCGTCTCGTGGAGCTGAAAAAGCGCCACGACGCCGTGCTCATCATCGACGAGGCTCATGGCACCGGGGTGTTTGGTCAGCGGGGGCTCGGGCTTACGGAAAACGAGGGGGTTACCGGCGAAGTCGACATCATCATCGGCACCTTCGGCAAGGCGTTGGGTTCCGCCGGAGCGTATGCAGTCATGGACCGGGTTGTCCGCCAGTACCTCGTCAACACAATGCGCACCTTCATTTTCACGACAGCCCTCCCTCCCGTGACCCTCGGCTGGAGTCTCCTGACGCTCCGCCGCCAGGTCGGGATGCAGGTTGAGCGACGTGCACTTCTGGCTCTTGCCTCCAGGCTTCGTAGCGAGATTTCGGCACTGGGGTTCGAGGTGCCGGGGGAGAGCCATATCGTGCCGGTTACGGCCGGCGCGGACTCCCGTGCCCTCAAAATGGCAGCGGCTCTTCGGGATGCGGGGTTTCTGGCCATGGCGGTCCGCCCGCCCAGCGTGCCTGAAAACAGCGCCCGCGTCCGCATCTCCCTCCGCTCCATTCTCGGGTGGGATGACATTGCCGGCGTGGCCGGTTGCCTTGGAGGGCTGCGGCGATGA
- the bioB gene encoding biotin synthase BioB yields the protein MGVPPLHPEISAAYSVLETGEPIGREAALMLAALPGEHALDIASLANKVRNRWGKGGVHACSIMNAKSGVCGENCRFCAQSRHNHSDIEVYPLVDEDAVLFEARGCVEQGVSHFGIVTSGYGYLKMSDEFQRILSMIDRLHSELPSLQVCASLGVLGPDTAKALAGRGIAHYNINIQVTPGRYGELIADTHAVEERMETVRLLRRNGVSVCCGGIIGVGEHMEDRVEMMFALRELDVSVIPINVLVPIKGTPLEGAPSLPLDEIVKTFAIMRLVHPRKTIKFAAGRETVMKDFQGLLMLSGADGLLTGGYLTTRGREVADDTRFRAQLASFS from the coding sequence ATGGGCGTTCCGCCCCTTCATCCCGAAATCAGTGCGGCATACAGCGTGCTTGAGACCGGAGAGCCGATCGGCCGTGAAGCGGCCCTCATGCTTGCCGCGCTTCCCGGAGAGCACGCTCTTGACATCGCCTCCCTTGCCAACAAGGTTCGGAACCGCTGGGGGAAGGGCGGTGTGCATGCCTGTTCAATCATGAACGCGAAGTCGGGAGTATGTGGCGAAAACTGCCGGTTCTGCGCCCAATCCCGCCACAACCATTCAGACATCGAGGTTTACCCGCTCGTCGACGAAGATGCCGTGCTTTTCGAGGCGCGCGGCTGCGTAGAGCAGGGGGTGTCGCATTTCGGCATCGTAACGAGCGGTTACGGCTACCTGAAGATGAGTGATGAGTTCCAGCGGATCCTTTCCATGATCGACCGCCTGCACAGCGAACTCCCTTCGCTCCAGGTCTGCGCATCACTCGGCGTGCTCGGTCCCGATACCGCAAAAGCACTTGCCGGGCGCGGCATCGCGCACTACAACATCAATATCCAGGTGACCCCCGGCCGGTACGGCGAGCTCATTGCCGATACTCATGCCGTCGAAGAGCGTATGGAGACGGTCCGGCTCCTCCGCCGGAACGGCGTATCGGTCTGCTGCGGCGGTATCATTGGCGTTGGTGAACACATGGAGGACCGGGTGGAGATGATGTTCGCCCTCCGGGAGCTCGATGTATCGGTCATCCCCATCAACGTGCTCGTCCCGATCAAGGGGACCCCGCTTGAAGGGGCTCCGTCCCTTCCGCTCGACGAGATTGTGAAGACATTCGCCATCATGCGTCTGGTGCACCCCCGTAAAACCATAAAGTTCGCCGCCGGTCGGGAGACCGTCATGAAGGATTTCCAGGGCCTGCTGATGCTCTCGGGCGCTGACGGGCTGCTGACCGGCGGGTACCTGACCACCAGGGGACGGGAGGTCGCCGACGACACCCGGTTCAGAGCGCAGCTTGCAAGCTTTTCCTGA
- a CDS encoding biotin--[acetyl-CoA-carboxylase] ligase: protein MHDTSLHILQRLAASGTFLSGAELSAEFAMTRSAVWKHIRMLRAEGYGIEARTGLGYRLASMAGRPLGVEVEPCLSTARFGRLIHWHRSLESTNSTARLLAAGGADEGAVVVAESQSAGRGRLGRSWDSPSGVNLYFSLVLRPQLPPGRIPQLTLLLAVALHRALTLLDGELRPAIKWPNDILVGGRKLSGILCEMQSEADRAHFVVAGIGINVNQAGFEGELDGTATSLRMETGRTISRPALLASVLNHLEPLYDRWQQEEDDLRFVQKELEDNAFLQGRTVSVERMHGTLEGTVTGIAPTGELIITTPDGTPCRVASGEARLRK, encoded by the coding sequence ATGCACGATACTTCACTCCATATCCTCCAGCGCCTTGCAGCTTCAGGTACTTTTCTTTCGGGTGCGGAGCTGTCGGCGGAGTTCGCCATGACCCGTAGCGCTGTGTGGAAGCACATCCGTATGCTCCGGGCTGAAGGCTACGGCATCGAGGCCCGTACCGGTCTCGGCTACCGTCTCGCATCGATGGCCGGGAGGCCGCTTGGCGTGGAGGTCGAGCCTTGCCTTTCTACTGCCCGTTTCGGTCGACTGATTCACTGGCACCGGAGCCTCGAGTCCACGAACAGTACAGCCCGTTTGCTTGCAGCGGGGGGGGCAGATGAAGGAGCGGTCGTCGTTGCCGAAAGCCAGAGCGCCGGCCGCGGGAGGCTCGGGCGCAGCTGGGATTCTCCTTCAGGCGTGAACCTCTATTTTTCTCTGGTACTCCGTCCGCAGCTTCCGCCGGGTCGCATTCCCCAGCTGACCCTGCTTCTGGCCGTGGCGCTGCATCGCGCACTCACCCTGCTGGATGGAGAACTCCGGCCGGCCATAAAGTGGCCGAACGACATTCTCGTCGGTGGACGGAAGCTTTCCGGCATTCTCTGTGAGATGCAGTCGGAAGCAGATCGTGCACACTTCGTCGTGGCCGGCATCGGCATCAATGTCAATCAGGCCGGCTTTGAGGGGGAGCTTGATGGAACGGCCACCTCGCTACGGATGGAAACCGGCCGGACGATATCCCGCCCCGCCCTTCTGGCTTCGGTGCTGAACCATCTCGAGCCGCTCTACGACCGATGGCAGCAGGAGGAGGACGACCTCCGCTTCGTCCAGAAGGAACTCGAAGACAACGCCTTTCTTCAGGGCAGGACGGTGTCGGTCGAGCGTATGCATGGAACCCTTGAAGGCACGGTCACCGGTATCGCCCCGACCGGAGAACTCATCATCACAACCCCCGACGGTACCCCCTGCAGGGTGGCATCCGGCGAGGCCCGTCTAAGGAAATAA
- a CDS encoding N-acetylmuramoyl-L-alanine amidase family protein — translation MMPFSRPAVLHLLFALIIAACLPKQLSAATAPPWTVSSVPLRIMQGNGEGYTIKVLTRKGADGRILVDLQSMTRAMRLTYRTSAGMLSAEEAISSHGSVCTLTAGNSFARIVYRRAADPARIVQLSAAPQLLDQRLFLPISQSARIFSIWLDRDVIYSASEKMFKVWLQPRPLGRSEASIGTLSPTPPPPPPAFGPTRITGVDVEERANGAIISFSASGAQASAALSQPDASGRASFVLSGASGDPAILKKMFPSGLVRSVTADRTPAGALRFSVSFDGRSGVVRSLDYQRDQRNNRYLLYVRSDADVEAIRSREKLQRIASVISRDVEKWKLNTIVLDAGHGGQDPGAVGLKGTREKDVALNIVRDLGSIIARKWPDVEVVYTRKDDIFIPLHERGRIANRTEGKLFLSVHCNANENRSIRGPEVYILGPHKTAAALKVAMLENGVISQESDYREQYRNFSDEHLIMSSMAQNSFIRHSTTLARELVKPLDRSTSTNGRAVRQAGFMVLWTPSMPSALVEVGYISNPREEVILRDRQEQTKIAYGIFQGLQAYRTQYEASRMASAR, via the coding sequence ATGATGCCCTTTTCACGTCCTGCGGTCCTGCATCTCCTGTTTGCCCTGATTATTGCCGCATGCCTGCCGAAGCAGCTCTCTGCCGCCACCGCCCCTCCGTGGACCGTTTCTTCGGTTCCACTCCGCATCATGCAGGGCAATGGTGAGGGATACACCATAAAGGTGCTTACCCGCAAAGGTGCAGACGGCAGGATCCTTGTCGACCTTCAGTCCATGACGCGGGCCATGCGGCTCACCTACCGGACTTCGGCCGGGATGCTCTCGGCCGAAGAGGCCATCTCTTCACACGGCAGTGTCTGCACCCTCACGGCCGGCAACAGTTTTGCCCGCATCGTTTACCGCCGCGCTGCCGATCCGGCAAGGATTGTGCAGCTTTCCGCTGCTCCGCAGCTGCTGGACCAGCGCCTCTTTCTTCCCATAAGCCAGTCCGCCAGGATTTTTTCCATCTGGCTTGACCGCGATGTCATCTACAGCGCTTCCGAAAAGATGTTCAAGGTCTGGCTGCAGCCCCGTCCTCTCGGACGATCGGAAGCTTCCATCGGTACACTCTCCCCCACGCCCCCTCCTCCACCTCCGGCTTTTGGCCCGACGAGGATAACCGGCGTTGATGTTGAAGAACGGGCCAACGGTGCGATCATCTCGTTTTCCGCCTCCGGAGCACAGGCTTCGGCTGCGCTTTCGCAGCCCGATGCTTCAGGCAGGGCATCATTCGTTCTTTCCGGTGCCTCCGGCGATCCGGCCATCCTTAAAAAGATGTTCCCCTCGGGCCTTGTGCGTTCCGTCACGGCCGATCGCACTCCTGCCGGCGCACTGCGTTTCAGTGTGAGCTTCGACGGCCGCTCCGGTGTCGTGCGCTCGCTTGATTACCAGCGCGACCAGCGCAACAACCGCTACCTCCTCTATGTTCGCAGTGATGCAGACGTGGAGGCCATCCGCAGCAGGGAAAAATTACAGCGGATCGCAAGTGTGATCAGCCGCGATGTTGAAAAATGGAAACTCAATACCATCGTACTGGATGCCGGCCACGGTGGGCAGGATCCCGGGGCGGTAGGCTTGAAAGGGACCCGTGAAAAGGATGTCGCACTCAACATCGTCAGGGACCTCGGCAGCATCATTGCACGGAAGTGGCCCGATGTGGAGGTCGTTTATACCCGTAAAGACGACATCTTCATCCCGCTCCACGAGCGGGGGCGGATCGCCAACCGCACTGAGGGCAAGCTGTTCCTCAGCGTTCACTGCAATGCCAATGAAAACCGTTCGATACGGGGGCCGGAGGTATACATTCTCGGCCCGCACAAGACGGCCGCCGCACTGAAGGTCGCCATGCTTGAAAACGGTGTCATAAGTCAGGAATCGGACTACCGCGAGCAGTACCGGAACTTCAGTGACGAGCATCTCATCATGAGCTCCATGGCCCAGAACTCCTTCATCCGCCACTCCACAACTCTCGCCCGGGAGCTCGTAAAGCCGCTCGACCGTTCGACGAGCACGAATGGCCGGGCAGTCCGCCAGGCAGGGTTCATGGTGCTTTGGACTCCTTCCATGCCGAGCGCCCTTGTAGAGGTCGGCTACATCTCCAATCCCCGTGAAGAGGTTATTCTTCGTGACCGCCAGGAGCAGACCAAGATTGCCTACGGGATTTTCCAGGGCCTCCAGGCCTACCGGACCCAATACGAGGCATCACGCATGGCCTCCGCCCGTTAG
- the topA gene encoding type I DNA topoisomerase: MASKAAALSARNRTLIVVESPSKAKTINKYLGDGYTVFASVGHIKDLPKKEIGLDFDNHYEPRYEIIPGKEKVVRQLKKLASEADGVLIATDPDREGEAIAWHIANEIGSTPKPVFRVMFNEITKSAILAAIDEPRQIDYRLVRSQQTRQGLDKIVGYRVSPFLWNVVMRGLSAGRVQSVALRLICEREVEINNFEVQEYWTIAADFITEGKETFRARLVKLEGKKPELSNQAEAEAAADLVQKGSYTLLDIAPRTQQRKPPLPFTTSLLQQAASNQLGFGSKKTMRLAQQLYEGIDLGEEGATGLITYMRTDSIRIGNEAAGQARSFIEHAFGKEYIGWGGAAKSSKNAQDAHEAVRPTAVGRRPEQLKSYLSADQFKLYDLIWKRFVAAMMAPAKIEQTRVDVGDPARDIMFRASGSRVLFPGFMRVFNDQEELEYEARKSTKDEGEKEQEVRLPKQLEKDGLLGLGEIDNRQSFTRPPARFSEATLVKELDNYGIGRPSTYASIFSTLQDRRYVELQKKKIIPTMLGMDVSQILVANFPDLFNVDFTAEMEGELDKVAAGEDEYEKVLDSFYRPLETALSVRKEDPLIPQNRDAALCEKCGEGHMIVKWTQSGKFLGCSRYPKCRNIKPISTNREKPKDTGILCPSCGEGHMLLRNGRLGPFLACSSYPKCNTLLNLSKQRHVEPMKIPPVQTDLACPKCGSPMNLRVGKRGPWLGCSKFPKCRGRMAWNSLDEGVRAHWEAVMEEHRKAHPSVTLMMLDGTPAPMQMAVDDIIQMAEESGMVEIAVEAPEEAVAEKQD; this comes from the coding sequence ATGGCTTCAAAAGCAGCGGCACTGTCCGCCAGAAACAGGACCCTGATCGTCGTAGAGTCGCCCTCCAAGGCTAAGACGATCAACAAGTACCTCGGGGACGGCTACACGGTGTTCGCCTCGGTAGGCCATATCAAGGATCTTCCCAAAAAGGAGATCGGGCTTGATTTCGACAATCATTACGAGCCTCGCTACGAGATCATCCCCGGCAAGGAAAAGGTGGTGCGACAGTTGAAGAAGCTTGCGTCGGAAGCCGACGGAGTCCTGATTGCAACTGACCCTGACCGCGAGGGCGAGGCTATCGCGTGGCACATCGCCAATGAAATCGGCAGCACGCCGAAACCGGTATTCAGGGTGATGTTCAACGAAATCACCAAAAGCGCCATCCTTGCAGCCATTGATGAGCCGCGCCAGATCGACTACCGGCTGGTCCGATCCCAGCAGACCCGTCAGGGGCTCGACAAAATCGTAGGCTACCGGGTCAGCCCGTTTCTCTGGAATGTGGTCATGCGCGGCCTGTCCGCCGGGCGCGTGCAGTCCGTCGCCCTGCGGCTGATCTGCGAGCGCGAGGTGGAGATCAACAATTTTGAGGTTCAGGAGTACTGGACCATTGCGGCCGACTTCATCACAGAGGGCAAGGAAACCTTCCGTGCACGGCTGGTGAAGCTCGAAGGAAAGAAACCCGAACTCTCGAACCAGGCAGAGGCGGAAGCCGCGGCAGATCTCGTACAGAAAGGCAGCTATACGCTTCTGGACATCGCACCGCGCACCCAGCAGCGCAAGCCTCCGCTGCCCTTCACCACGTCCCTCCTCCAGCAGGCTGCATCGAACCAGCTGGGATTCGGCTCGAAAAAGACCATGCGCCTCGCACAGCAGCTCTATGAAGGCATTGATCTCGGAGAAGAAGGTGCGACCGGCCTCATCACCTACATGAGGACCGACTCTATCCGCATCGGCAATGAGGCGGCAGGACAGGCCCGCAGCTTTATCGAACACGCCTTCGGCAAGGAGTACATAGGTTGGGGCGGCGCGGCAAAATCAAGTAAAAATGCACAGGACGCCCATGAGGCAGTCCGTCCGACCGCCGTCGGCAGGCGCCCGGAACAGCTTAAGTCCTATCTCTCTGCGGACCAGTTCAAGCTCTACGACCTCATCTGGAAGAGGTTCGTGGCCGCCATGATGGCTCCGGCAAAAATCGAGCAGACAAGGGTTGACGTCGGTGATCCGGCCCGCGACATCATGTTCAGGGCAAGCGGCAGCAGGGTGCTCTTCCCCGGCTTCATGCGGGTGTTCAACGACCAGGAGGAGCTTGAGTACGAAGCCCGGAAATCGACGAAAGACGAAGGTGAGAAAGAGCAGGAGGTGCGCCTCCCGAAGCAGCTTGAGAAGGACGGACTGCTCGGCCTCGGAGAAATCGACAACCGCCAGAGCTTCACCCGTCCCCCGGCGCGCTTCAGCGAAGCGACCCTCGTCAAGGAGCTCGACAACTACGGCATCGGACGCCCCTCGACCTATGCATCCATATTCTCAACCCTTCAGGACCGCCGCTATGTGGAGCTGCAGAAAAAGAAGATCATCCCCACCATGCTCGGCATGGACGTGTCGCAGATCCTCGTTGCCAACTTCCCCGACCTCTTCAACGTAGACTTCACCGCCGAAATGGAGGGTGAGCTCGACAAGGTTGCTGCCGGAGAGGACGAGTACGAGAAAGTACTCGACAGCTTCTATCGCCCGCTGGAAACTGCGCTCAGCGTCCGGAAGGAAGATCCGCTGATCCCCCAGAACCGCGATGCGGCGCTCTGCGAGAAATGCGGCGAAGGGCACATGATCGTCAAGTGGACCCAGAGCGGCAAGTTCCTCGGCTGTTCGCGCTACCCGAAATGCCGCAACATCAAGCCGATCAGCACCAACCGCGAAAAGCCCAAGGATACCGGCATCCTCTGCCCGTCATGCGGCGAAGGGCACATGCTCCTGCGAAACGGCCGGCTCGGCCCGTTCCTTGCATGTTCCAGCTACCCGAAGTGCAACACCCTGCTCAACCTCTCGAAACAGCGGCATGTCGAACCGATGAAGATTCCTCCGGTACAGACCGATCTGGCCTGTCCGAAGTGCGGCTCGCCGATGAACCTCCGCGTCGGAAAGCGGGGGCCCTGGCTCGGATGCTCGAAGTTCCCGAAATGCCGGGGACGGATGGCATGGAACTCCCTTGACGAAGGAGTCCGGGCACACTGGGAGGCGGTCATGGAAGAACACAGGAAAGCCCATCCCTCCGTCACCCTCATGATGCTCGACGGTACCCCTGCACCGATGCAGATGGCAGTCGACGACA